In Deferribacteraceae bacterium V6Fe1, one genomic interval encodes:
- a CDS encoding sulfite exporter TauE/SafE family protein, producing the protein MKEILLFLVGILTGFVNVIAGGGSFLTIPLLIFMGLPPTVANGTNRLGIFLQSLFAVRKFHQYGVFPVKFAIFAAIPATLGSLLGAYWATIISENSFKKYLAILMIVITLITLYNPLNKLKTKQDEDFSLRRKIVIFIVFFLIGIYGGFIQAGVGFLILAGMMLTGYDLVAGNAVKTFVILIFTLFALVIFIMNAKVNFTLGLILGAGSIIGANLGTTVSVKKGNKFIQYFVTVCIIIFAIKLLFYK; encoded by the coding sequence ATGAAAGAAATATTACTATTTTTAGTTGGCATTTTGACCGGATTTGTTAATGTGATTGCCGGCGGCGGCTCATTTTTAACGATACCTCTTCTTATTTTTATGGGGCTCCCCCCTACTGTGGCAAATGGGACAAACAGATTAGGTATTTTTCTCCAAAGTCTTTTTGCTGTAAGAAAATTTCATCAATATGGTGTTTTCCCCGTAAAATTTGCGATTTTTGCGGCTATCCCTGCTACTTTGGGGAGCTTACTTGGGGCATATTGGGCTACTATTATCAGTGAAAATTCATTTAAAAAATATCTTGCAATCTTGATGATAGTTATCACTCTAATAACATTGTATAATCCTCTTAATAAATTAAAGACTAAGCAGGATGAAGATTTTTCTTTAAGAAGAAAAATTGTAATCTTTATTGTGTTTTTTCTTATTGGAATTTATGGAGGTTTTATACAGGCAGGTGTTGGTTTCTTGATTTTGGCAGGTATGATGCTGACAGGGTATGACCTTGTGGCAGGTAATGCTGTTAAGACGTTTGTAATACTTATTTTTACACTATTTGCACTTGTAATATTTATAATGAATGCAAAAGTAAATTTTACCTTGGGGCTTATCCTCGGTGCTGGAAGCATAATAGGTGCTAATTTAGGTACAACAGTAAGTGTAAAAAAAGGGAATAAATTTATTCAATATTTTGTCACGGTTTGCATCATCATCTTTGCGATAAAACTTCTCTTCTATAAATAA
- a CDS encoding heavy-metal-associated domain-containing protein, which produces MKELKITVNGMSCHHCKNAVESALKNLNGVENAEVNLAEKSVKVVFDEAVVNLDKICAEIEEAGYEPVK; this is translated from the coding sequence ATGAAAGAATTAAAAATTACTGTAAACGGGATGAGTTGCCACCATTGTAAAAATGCTGTGGAGTCAGCACTCAAAAATCTCAACGGAGTAGAAAATGCTGAAGTAAACTTAGCAGAAAAGAGTGTTAAGGTTGTATTTGACGAAGCCGTTGTAAACCTTGATAAAATCTGTGCTGAAATAGAAGAAGCAGGTTATGAACCTGTAAAATAA
- a CDS encoding pyrimidine 5'-nucleotidase, translating into MKKLVFDLDNTLYNPSSGVLNEIDKRINVFMKEVLELDGVDELRIFYRNTYGTTLLGLMRHYKVKPQDYLDFVHDIDYANLLGKDCKLIEVLKDIDGEKIIFTNGSRLHAINTLSSLGILEQFVEIFSIEDYLEFPKPFEPAYLKLIDKLSINPKESIYFEDSHRNLNASKKFGFKTALVWSESEDFDYSFNTIYDIIRLKSSGEVNVG; encoded by the coding sequence TTGAAAAAATTAGTGTTTGACTTGGATAATACTCTGTATAACCCCTCTTCCGGTGTTTTGAATGAAATCGATAAGCGTATAAACGTATTTATGAAAGAAGTTTTAGAACTTGATGGTGTTGATGAATTAAGGATTTTTTATAGGAATACTTACGGCACTACTTTGCTTGGGCTTATGAGGCACTATAAGGTAAAACCTCAAGATTATCTGGATTTTGTACATGATATAGATTATGCCAATCTGCTTGGCAAAGATTGTAAGCTAATAGAAGTCTTAAAAGATATAGACGGTGAGAAGATAATATTTACAAACGGCTCTCGTTTGCATGCTATCAATACTCTTTCAAGTTTGGGGATATTGGAGCAGTTTGTAGAAATTTTTTCCATTGAAGACTACCTTGAATTTCCGAAACCTTTTGAGCCTGCATATTTGAAACTTATTGATAAACTGAGTATTAACCCTAAAGAGTCAATTTATTTTGAAGATTCTCATAGAAATTTAAATGCATCAAAAAAGTTCGGGTTTAAAACCGCACTTGTGTGGAGTGAATCGGAAGACTTTGATTATTCATTTAATACTATCTATGATATAATTAGATTAAAATCATCAGGGGAAGTCAATGTCGGATAA
- a CDS encoding HIT family protein, protein MDCIFCNLIKGNLPCSRFYEDENFVAILDIRPVNLGHALLIPKKHFVNVLDAPDDVSEKVYPVIKKITNAMKQAYKCDGFNIIQNVEEAGGQEVFHSHIHIIPRYKEDGIRFGIPHKSYGSQEDMCLWAKKVADILNR, encoded by the coding sequence ATGGACTGTATATTTTGTAACCTAATAAAAGGGAATCTTCCGTGCAGCAGATTCTATGAAGACGAAAATTTTGTTGCAATTCTCGATATCAGGCCGGTCAATCTTGGGCACGCACTTTTAATCCCAAAAAAGCACTTTGTAAATGTGCTTGATGCTCCGGATGATGTATCTGAAAAAGTATACCCTGTTATCAAAAAAATCACAAACGCTATGAAACAGGCATATAAATGTGACGGTTTTAACATTATTCAAAATGTAGAAGAAGCCGGAGGGCAAGAGGTCTTTCACTCCCACATTCATATTATACCTCGATACAAAGAGGATGGAATACGATTTGGGATACCACATAAATCTTATGGCTCTCAGGAAGATATGTGCCTTTGGGCTAAAAAAGTGGCTGATATTTTAAACAGATAG
- the cadA gene encoding cadmium-translocating P-type ATPase, translating into MKSFNLSVKGMTCAACARRIEVMLKKLQNIQNPNVNLSTEKVSFEAEDSVNLNDIVNKIESLGYEVEKEKIEFDIKGMTCAACSSRIEKQVAKMPGVLSSVVNLTMGKGTFYVAKGLLNESHLAEKITKLGYEPIAIKNKILEESDKSVKEKKFKLILSITFSIPFLLSMFDMIFNLYFIPDFLSNKYFQLFLATMVQFYCGFQFYKGAYANLKHFSANMDVLVALGTSAAYFFSLYNIFSGGHLYFETSAILITLILLGKYLEERAKGKTKEAISKLIDLTPKKAKVIKDGVEKEILTEEVVEGDIIIVRPGEKLPVDGVIIEGETYIDESMITGESIPVKKRVGEEVIGATVNKNNTFKYKATKVGQDTMLAQIVKIIEEAQSSKAPIQRFADVISGYFVPAVIGISVLTFVYWYFLGSNHNLNLSIINMVAVLVIACPCALGLATPTSIMVGTGKAAENGILFKGGEYLEKLHKVTAVVFDKTGTITIGKPVVTNILAEDKDFTLKLAASVEKYSEHPIAEAIVNHYKGEFLNVSNIEAVPGKGIKGELDGRIVLVGSKKFIEEHIDITDANESTSEVGTKVYVAFDGKYLGAITVKDEIKDSSLKGINILKGKGLKLYMLTGDNKEVAVEIAKRANIDNVIAEVLPDQKADKIKELQNNGEIVAMVGDGINDAPALAVADIGIAIGTGTDIAIEAADITLVKGDIIGVAKSIELSRAVIKNIKQNLFWALIYNIIGIPIAASGFLNPIVAGAAMAFSSVSVVSNALRLKRWKFEIGN; encoded by the coding sequence ATGAAAAGTTTTAACTTATCTGTAAAAGGTATGACTTGTGCAGCTTGTGCAAGAAGAATTGAAGTGATGCTTAAAAAGCTGCAAAATATCCAGAATCCAAACGTAAATTTGTCAACGGAAAAGGTTTCTTTTGAAGCTGAAGATTCTGTTAATTTAAATGATATTGTTAATAAAATCGAGAGTTTGGGGTATGAGGTAGAGAAGGAAAAGATCGAGTTTGATATAAAGGGGATGACATGCGCAGCCTGTTCAAGCAGAATAGAGAAGCAGGTTGCAAAAATGCCTGGGGTTTTAAGCTCTGTGGTAAATCTTACCATGGGTAAAGGGACTTTTTATGTAGCAAAAGGGTTACTGAATGAAAGTCATCTTGCTGAAAAGATTACAAAGCTTGGTTATGAGCCTATCGCTATAAAGAATAAGATTTTGGAAGAAAGTGACAAGTCAGTAAAAGAGAAAAAATTTAAGCTCATATTATCTATTACCTTTTCAATACCGTTTCTTTTGTCAATGTTTGATATGATTTTTAATCTGTACTTTATCCCTGATTTTTTATCTAATAAGTATTTTCAACTTTTCCTCGCGACGATGGTTCAGTTTTATTGCGGTTTTCAATTTTATAAAGGGGCTTATGCTAATCTGAAACATTTCAGTGCAAATATGGATGTTTTGGTAGCTCTTGGCACATCTGCTGCTTACTTTTTTAGCCTATATAATATTTTTTCAGGTGGACATTTGTATTTTGAAACTTCTGCTATTTTAATCACATTGATATTGTTGGGAAAATATCTTGAAGAAAGGGCAAAAGGGAAGACGAAAGAGGCTATTTCAAAACTGATAGATTTGACACCTAAGAAAGCAAAAGTGATTAAAGATGGAGTAGAGAAGGAGATTTTGACTGAAGAGGTGGTTGAGGGGGATATTATAATTGTAAGGCCCGGAGAGAAATTGCCTGTAGATGGAGTAATTATTGAAGGTGAAACATATATAGATGAATCAATGATTACCGGGGAAAGTATCCCTGTTAAAAAAAGGGTTGGAGAAGAGGTTATAGGGGCTACCGTCAATAAAAACAATACTTTTAAATATAAAGCGACAAAGGTAGGGCAAGATACCATGCTTGCTCAGATAGTTAAAATTATTGAAGAAGCCCAAAGTTCAAAAGCTCCTATACAAAGATTTGCCGACGTTATATCAGGATATTTTGTTCCGGCAGTAATAGGGATATCAGTTTTGACATTTGTTTATTGGTACTTTTTAGGTAGCAATCATAACTTGAACTTAAGCATAATCAATATGGTGGCGGTACTTGTTATTGCCTGCCCTTGTGCCTTAGGGCTTGCAACACCTACATCCATAATGGTTGGGACAGGTAAGGCAGCAGAAAACGGGATACTTTTTAAGGGTGGGGAATATCTTGAAAAATTGCATAAGGTAACTGCTGTTGTGTTTGATAAGACGGGGACGATTACGATAGGTAAGCCTGTTGTGACAAATATTTTAGCTGAAGATAAAGATTTTACATTAAAATTAGCGGCATCTGTTGAAAAATATTCGGAGCATCCCATTGCTGAAGCCATAGTCAATCATTATAAGGGTGAATTTTTAAATGTTTCAAATATTGAGGCAGTCCCGGGCAAAGGGATAAAAGGTGAGCTTGACGGACGAATTGTTTTGGTAGGTTCAAAAAAATTTATTGAAGAGCATATTGACATAACTGATGCAAATGAGTCGACTTCAGAGGTTGGCACAAAAGTTTATGTTGCTTTTGATGGGAAGTATTTGGGAGCAATTACTGTGAAGGATGAGATAAAAGACTCTTCCTTAAAAGGGATTAATATTTTAAAGGGGAAAGGGTTGAAACTGTATATGTTAACCGGCGATAACAAGGAAGTGGCTGTGGAAATTGCCAAAAGAGCAAATATAGATAATGTTATAGCAGAAGTGCTACCTGACCAAAAGGCTGATAAAATAAAAGAGCTTCAAAATAATGGGGAAATTGTGGCGATGGTAGGGGATGGTATTAATGATGCCCCGGCGCTTGCGGTGGCTGATATCGGTATTGCAATTGGCACCGGCACAGACATTGCTATTGAGGCTGCAGATATAACCCTTGTGAAAGGGGACATTATTGGAGTGGCAAAGAGTATTGAGCTTAGTAGAGCAGTGATAAAAAATATCAAGCAAAATCTTTTTTGGGCGCTTATTTATAATATTATCGGTATACCTATTGCAGCATCCGGATTTTTAAACCCTATCGTAGCAGGTGCAGCGATGGCTTTTAGCTCTGTTTCTGTGGTAAGTAATGCTCTTAGGCTTAAAAGATGGAAGTTTGAAATTGGCAATTAA